Genomic window (Clostridiales bacterium):
AAACCTTCAACTCCGACGCCTAAAGGCACCTTTACTATAGTAAACAAAGCATTAAATCCGGGAGGGCCCTTCGGAGCCAGGTGGATGGGATTAAATGCAGCGGGAGGAGACTATGGCATACACGGTACAAATAACCCCGCATCCATAGGAAGAGCAGTTTCAAACGGCTGCATACGTCTGCAAAACAG
Coding sequences:
- a CDS encoding L,D-transpeptidase is translated as MHICPYCRNPFRYPYNIVVNTSLRKLSLYKNGKLIKSYSIAVGKPSTPTPKGTFTIVNKALNPGGPFGARWMGLNAAGGDYGIHGTNNPASIGRAVSNGCIRLQNRDVIEIYNLVPIGTVVKIN